A part of Solibacillus sp. FSL H8-0538 genomic DNA contains:
- a CDS encoding SF0329 family protein produces the protein MAWSKLKQNLESFLCPALYGRVEYRATSYRYLPDKAGICYIAVDKKNVLNMSDSTTLIRWYQTELEIKNDSDIQIPISNEEIEAVRKETKGIVPEDRLQVIARGRKLSEYAKELLSAQSSLSKSNFIVVANKFLSTSIEENIESNDILLNILALVDRRVGKKRILNMTEKMKLKHPIVQYFYELRLSTL, from the coding sequence ATGGCCTGGAGCAAATTGAAGCAAAATCTGGAGAGCTTTCTCTGTCCTGCATTATATGGAAGGGTTGAATACCGTGCAACCAGCTATCGTTATTTACCTGATAAAGCAGGAATTTGTTATATTGCGGTAGATAAAAAGAATGTACTCAATATGAGTGATAGTACTACCTTAATCAGATGGTATCAGACGGAGCTGGAAATTAAGAATGATTCAGATATCCAAATTCCTATCAGCAATGAGGAAATTGAAGCGGTAAGAAAAGAAACCAAGGGGATAGTTCCGGAAGATCGTCTACAAGTAATTGCAAGGGGTAGAAAATTATCAGAATATGCAAAGGAGCTTTTGTCAGCGCAGTCATCATTAAGTAAATCAAATTTTATCGTTGTAGCTAATAAGTTTTTATCCACTTCTATAGAGGAAAACATAGAGAGCAATGATATCCTATTGAATATTCTAGCTTTAGTGGACAGACGCGTTGGAAAAAAACGAATTTTAAACATGACTGAGAAGATGAAGTTAAAGCATCCAATTGTGCAGTATTTTTATGAACTAAGGCTTAGTACGTTATGA
- a CDS encoding site-specific integrase, producing the protein MKKYCFGVFQCPPEFAYLKKGKKTIEQLEEAAVPKYLEKEELALFLSTSKKQGLELDYLIFLILSYTGIRVGELVALKWKVIDFVNQTISITKTYYNPNNNTVQFQLVTPKTKKSRRKVVVDEVLIVALKHHKVKQEKISEQLGDAYNNQHFIFAKTERQPGYPIVIKMVQLRMARLLALAKLNTELTPHSLQHTHTSLLAEAGVALEQIMDRLGHSADQITKNVYLHVTKEMKKEASQKFAQLMRSLDYNPLC; encoded by the coding sequence ATGAAAAAATACTGTTTCGGGGTTTTTCAGTGCCCTCCTGAATTTGCCTATCTTAAAAAAGGAAAAAAAACCATTGAACAGCTGGAAGAAGCAGCAGTTCCTAAATATCTTGAAAAAGAAGAGCTTGCACTGTTCTTAAGTACCTCTAAGAAGCAAGGATTGGAGCTAGACTACTTAATATTTCTTATCCTATCCTATACAGGCATTCGCGTTGGTGAATTAGTAGCGCTCAAGTGGAAAGTTATTGATTTTGTGAATCAGACAATCAGCATTACTAAAACGTATTACAATCCTAATAATAATACGGTTCAGTTTCAGTTAGTCACACCAAAAACGAAAAAATCCAGAAGAAAAGTAGTTGTAGATGAAGTTTTGATAGTAGCATTAAAGCATCACAAAGTGAAGCAAGAAAAAATCAGCGAACAATTAGGCGATGCTTATAATAATCAGCACTTTATCTTTGCAAAAACTGAACGGCAGCCAGGATATCCAATCGTTATCAAAATGGTACAACTTAGAATGGCAAGACTGCTGGCACTAGCAAAGTTAAATACCGAATTAACCCCACACTCTTTACAACATACACACACATCGCTTCTTGCAGAGGCCGGTGTAGCACTGGAACAAATCATGGATAGACTTGGCCATTCAGCTGATCAAATCACCAAGAATGTCTATCTCCACGTGACAAAAGAAATGAAAAAAGAAGCTTCCCAAAAGTTTGCACAACTAATGAGAAGCCTCGATTATAATCCTCTATGTTAG